A single region of the Biomaibacter acetigenes genome encodes:
- a CDS encoding NAD(P)H-dependent oxidoreductase codes for MLNLNTRLKQLEESGKKINIGLVGAGQMGRGMTSQMFCMKGIRPAVISDINVDNAKKAYTLAGINPDDIAVAKTPSEAEEAISRGKYVVTDDLEVVTKALPVDVVIDATGVPEVGAQLALESIYNGKHIVMLNVETDVTVGPILKKMADSAGVVYTVSAGDEPGAIKELYDFADGMGFEVVVVGKGKNNPLNLDANPDTVREKAEAQKMNPKMLASFVDGTKTMVEMTAVSNAIGFLPTQRGLIGLKATVKELPKLLSLKEEGGILDRYQVVEYINGIAPGVFVIVRTNLPAIREEMAYLSMGEGPNYVLYRPYHLTSIETPLSAARAYIYHEPTIAPKGAPVSETVTVAKKDLKAGEHLDSIGGYTVYGVIDTFNNAKKQNALPIGLVNKNVVLKKDIKKGETITYDAVELDESSLILQLRRMQDRLIR; via the coding sequence ATGTTAAATCTGAATACCAGATTAAAACAGCTGGAGGAAAGCGGAAAGAAAATAAATATAGGTCTTGTGGGAGCCGGCCAGATGGGGCGCGGCATGACCAGCCAGATGTTCTGCATGAAGGGCATTAGACCCGCTGTAATTTCGGATATAAATGTAGATAACGCAAAAAAGGCTTACACGCTGGCAGGTATAAATCCCGATGACATTGCGGTAGCGAAAACGCCTTCTGAAGCGGAGGAAGCCATAAGCCGAGGCAAATATGTGGTCACCGATGACCTTGAAGTGGTTACTAAAGCTCTTCCGGTAGATGTGGTAATAGATGCCACCGGAGTACCAGAAGTGGGGGCGCAGCTTGCCCTGGAATCCATCTACAATGGCAAACACATCGTAATGTTAAATGTAGAAACTGATGTGACAGTAGGGCCCATACTGAAGAAAATGGCCGACAGCGCCGGGGTGGTATATACTGTGTCTGCTGGTGACGAACCCGGTGCCATCAAAGAACTGTATGACTTTGCGGATGGCATGGGGTTTGAAGTAGTGGTGGTCGGAAAGGGCAAGAACAACCCGTTAAACCTTGATGCAAATCCCGATACGGTGAGGGAAAAGGCCGAAGCCCAGAAAATGAATCCCAAGATGCTGGCATCCTTCGTAGACGGTACCAAAACTATGGTGGAGATGACCGCTGTTTCCAACGCCATAGGATTTTTACCCACTCAAAGGGGTTTAATAGGCCTTAAAGCCACTGTCAAGGAACTACCGAAGCTTCTGAGTTTGAAAGAAGAAGGGGGAATCCTGGACCGCTACCAGGTGGTGGAATACATTAACGGTATAGCCCCTGGGGTCTTCGTAATAGTTAGAACAAATCTTCCAGCCATTAGGGAGGAAATGGCGTATCTCTCCATGGGTGAAGGGCCCAATTATGTGCTATACAGGCCTTATCATTTAACCAGTATCGAAACACCGCTTTCGGCAGCAAGGGCATATATATACCATGAGCCCACCATAGCACCGAAGGGAGCTCCTGTTTCAGAGACGGTGACCGTGGCTAAGAAGGATTTAAAGGCAGGAGAACACTTAGACAGCATAGGAGGATACACGGTGTATGGCGTAATAGACACCTTTAATAATGCCAAAAAACAAAATGCACTTCCCATAGGCCTTGTGAACAAAAATGTGGTTTTGAAGAAGGATATCAAAAAAGGCGAAACCATAACTTACGATGCGGTGGAGTTGGATGAAAGTTCCCTCATTCTCCAGTTAAGAAGGATGCAGGATAGACTGATAAGATAA
- a CDS encoding ABC transporter ATP-binding protein translates to MIELSNVTKNYGNKTALKGISLFVKKGEILGLLGPNGAGKSTTMRIITGYMPPTSGKVRVAGYDIVKQAVAAKRFIGYLPENPPLYNDMTVKDFVTFSAELKGFKGKEKYSRVEKVMEEVGVSHVKNRLISHISRGYRQRVGLAQALVGEPEVLILDEPTVGLDPQQIIEIRQLIKNLAGKRTVILSSHILPEVSSLCHRVAIINKGRLIAEDTPENLSNALMGHQEISMQVKGPEEDVLLSLQNTPGVESVSINSSGKDISDFRVTAEKDRDIREELFFAMAAKGFAILEMKSSKMSLEEIFLELVTEEDAVFASPKEDDKS, encoded by the coding sequence TTGATAGAACTCTCCAATGTCACGAAAAACTATGGAAACAAGACCGCACTGAAAGGTATATCATTGTTTGTAAAAAAGGGGGAAATTCTCGGTCTTCTGGGCCCCAACGGCGCCGGAAAATCCACCACCATGAGAATAATTACGGGATACATGCCCCCCACATCAGGAAAAGTTCGGGTAGCAGGGTATGATATTGTAAAACAGGCTGTTGCTGCAAAAAGATTCATTGGTTACTTGCCTGAAAATCCTCCGCTGTATAACGACATGACCGTAAAGGATTTCGTGACTTTCTCCGCAGAACTAAAGGGCTTTAAAGGCAAGGAAAAATATTCCCGGGTTGAAAAGGTCATGGAAGAAGTGGGTGTCAGCCATGTGAAAAACCGCCTTATTTCCCATATTTCCCGAGGATACCGCCAGCGGGTAGGCCTCGCCCAGGCGCTGGTGGGAGAACCGGAAGTTTTGATTCTGGATGAGCCCACTGTAGGTCTTGACCCCCAGCAAATCATTGAAATACGTCAGCTTATTAAAAATCTTGCCGGCAAGAGGACCGTTATATTGAGTTCTCATATACTTCCCGAAGTAAGCAGTCTGTGCCATCGGGTGGCCATCATAAACAAGGGCAGACTCATAGCCGAGGATACCCCGGAAAACCTCAGCAACGCACTGATGGGCCATCAGGAGATAAGCATGCAGGTAAAAGGCCCCGAGGAAGACGTGCTTCTTTCTCTTCAAAACACCCCCGGTGTCGAATCAGTATCTATTAATTCTTCCGGTAAGGATATATCAGATTTTAGAGTTACTGCGGAAAAAGACAGAGATATCCGGGAAGAGCTGTTTTTCGCCATGGCAGCAAAAGGATTTGCCATACTGGAGATGAAATCCTCAAAGATGTCTTTAGAAGAAATATTCCTGGAACTGGTTACTGAAGAAGATGCCGTTTTCGCATCTCCAAAGGAGGATGACAAATCATGA
- a CDS encoding bh protein — protein sequence MASRMEAELFCLHCNKDTPHTATYVGNTLKSIKCTQCGNEIEIKREKLLGNYAVDFIERILTKPYRMTKELEEDIKKFILSLPIRIITKPYRIAKEVEDIIKKD from the coding sequence ATGGCCTCCAGAATGGAAGCAGAACTTTTTTGTCTTCACTGCAATAAGGATACGCCCCATACGGCAACCTATGTCGGAAACACATTGAAAAGCATTAAATGCACCCAGTGCGGTAACGAAATTGAAATAAAAAGAGAAAAACTTCTGGGGAACTATGCGGTAGACTTCATCGAGAGAATCCTCACAAAACCTTACAGGATGACAAAAGAACTGGAAGAGGATATTAAAAAGTTTATTCTTTCCTTGCCCATCAGGATAATTACCAAACCATACCGTATTGCAAAAGAAGTGGAAGATATCATAAAAAAAGATTAG
- a CDS encoding AEC family transporter → MAILQSAQSIFSIMLMIFLGYVLTSWKWFDENSSKLLVNLVVKISLPLLMIHDLMNNFDREKLLTSAGGLVVPFTSIALCYLLSFVVSEMAKIQTGRQGVFRSMFFNSNTIFMGLPINLALFGEKSIPYVLLYYIANTVYFWTLGVYEINRDGNDRPQKLFCLETVKQILSPPLVSFLLAVVMIMLGIRLPSFIMDTFRYLGNLTTPISMLFIGITIHSIDLKTIRITKDMLVLFAGRFVISPLSILLLTMVFPLPPLMRNVFVIQAAMPVMTNTAIVSKAYGADSEYVAVMITATTIATIFVVPIYMAILKLV, encoded by the coding sequence ATGGCTATATTACAATCTGCTCAAAGTATATTTAGCATAATGCTCATGATTTTCCTGGGGTATGTACTTACATCCTGGAAATGGTTTGACGAAAATTCTTCGAAACTTCTCGTAAACCTTGTTGTTAAAATATCACTACCGTTGCTCATGATACATGACCTCATGAACAACTTTGACAGGGAAAAGCTCCTGACCAGTGCCGGTGGCCTGGTGGTCCCATTTACATCCATTGCTTTGTGCTATCTGCTAAGTTTTGTTGTTTCAGAGATGGCAAAGATACAAACTGGAAGACAGGGCGTTTTCAGGTCAATGTTCTTCAATTCCAACACCATTTTTATGGGACTTCCCATAAACCTTGCCCTCTTTGGTGAAAAAAGTATTCCTTATGTGCTGTTATACTATATTGCAAATACTGTTTATTTCTGGACTCTCGGAGTATATGAGATAAACAGGGATGGTAATGACCGTCCTCAAAAATTATTTTGTCTGGAAACAGTAAAACAAATTTTATCTCCGCCGCTTGTGAGTTTTCTTCTGGCGGTTGTCATGATCATGCTGGGCATAAGATTGCCCTCTTTTATCATGGATACTTTTAGGTATCTTGGGAATCTAACCACTCCCATTTCCATGCTGTTTATAGGTATAACAATTCATTCCATTGACCTTAAAACTATAAGAATCACCAAAGATATGCTGGTGTTGTTTGCCGGGCGGTTTGTTATTTCCCCGCTTTCCATCCTCCTACTGACAATGGTCTTCCCTTTACCACCGTTGATGAGAAATGTGTTCGTGATCCAGGCAGCCATGCCGGTCATGACAAATACGGCCATAGTTTCAAAAGCCTACGGCGCCGACAGTGAATACGTGGCGGTAATGATAACCGCCACCACCATCGCTACTATTTTTGTGGTGCCGATATATATGGCGATATTAAAATTAGTATAA
- the ptsP gene encoding phosphoenolpyruvate--protein phosphotransferase: MLKGIAASPGIEIGKAYVLKEQKVTINRENIADNMVEKEIKRLEEAIVKSKDQLEKIKEKAERELGQDKAEIFGAHLMVLEDPVFLDEIKAKIRETRITAENAVSIVSQNYIEMFNNMEDEYLKERAADVKDVSDRIIKNILGVPIETLADISEKVIVIAKDLTPSDTAQMNKQKVLAFATDMGGRTSHTAIMARSLEIPAVVGLVDISGQAAAGDVIIVDGNKGVVYINPDEKTLKEYEKLKQDYIKYRQELKQLKDLPGETRDRARRVELSANIGTPKDVKGALENGAEGVGLYRTEFLYMDRENLPSEEEQFKAYKEVAESMAPRPIIIRTLDIGGDKKLPYLEMPDELNPFLGWRAIRMCLDRPHILKTQLRAILRASHYGNLKIMYPMVSRAEEIRKANAILEEARQELRAEGIPFDENLEVGIMVEIPSAAVIADILAKEVDFFSIGTNDLIQYTLAVDRMNEHISILYEPLHPAVLRLIKNVIDASHKAGKWTGMCGEMAGDVTAAPILLGMGLDEFSMSASSIPQVKKIIRALSYDEAKQIAEKALSLERPEEIREMVEGVIQKLK, translated from the coding sequence ATGTTAAAAGGGATTGCGGCATCACCGGGTATCGAAATCGGAAAAGCTTATGTGCTCAAAGAGCAGAAGGTAACCATCAATAGAGAAAATATTGCGGATAATATGGTGGAAAAAGAGATAAAGCGCCTTGAAGAAGCCATAGTAAAATCTAAAGATCAGTTAGAGAAAATCAAGGAAAAAGCCGAAAGAGAGCTGGGCCAGGATAAGGCCGAAATCTTCGGGGCCCACCTAATGGTGCTGGAAGATCCGGTATTTCTTGATGAGATAAAAGCGAAGATAAGAGAGACAAGAATCACTGCGGAAAATGCCGTTTCTATTGTTTCGCAGAATTACATCGAGATGTTTAATAACATGGAGGATGAGTACCTGAAAGAACGGGCGGCGGACGTAAAGGATGTAAGCGACAGGATTATAAAAAATATCCTGGGAGTTCCTATCGAAACCCTGGCGGATATCTCCGAGAAGGTTATTGTGATTGCAAAAGACCTGACTCCCTCGGATACAGCCCAGATGAATAAACAGAAGGTATTAGCTTTTGCCACCGACATGGGAGGGCGCACATCCCACACCGCCATCATGGCCAGGTCTCTGGAGATTCCGGCGGTGGTGGGGCTTGTGGATATTTCCGGTCAGGCCGCAGCCGGAGATGTTATCATAGTCGATGGCAACAAAGGAGTTGTATATATCAATCCCGATGAAAAGACATTGAAAGAATATGAAAAGCTCAAACAGGATTATATAAAATACCGCCAGGAACTGAAGCAATTGAAAGACCTTCCCGGAGAAACCCGGGACAGAGCCCGGAGAGTGGAGCTTTCTGCAAATATTGGCACTCCCAAAGACGTAAAAGGAGCCCTGGAAAACGGAGCCGAAGGCGTGGGACTCTACCGCACCGAATTTTTGTACATGGACCGGGAAAACCTTCCCTCGGAAGAGGAGCAGTTTAAAGCATATAAAGAAGTGGCCGAATCTATGGCTCCAAGGCCTATCATCATAAGGACCCTGGACATCGGCGGTGACAAGAAGCTACCGTATCTCGAAATGCCCGATGAGCTAAATCCCTTCCTGGGCTGGAGGGCTATCCGCATGTGCCTGGACAGGCCCCATATCTTAAAGACCCAGCTCAGGGCGATACTCCGGGCCAGCCACTACGGCAATCTGAAAATCATGTATCCCATGGTTTCCCGGGCCGAAGAGATACGAAAGGCCAATGCCATCCTTGAAGAAGCCAGGCAAGAGCTCCGAGCGGAGGGCATACCTTTTGATGAAAACCTGGAAGTAGGCATCATGGTGGAGATACCTTCGGCTGCGGTCATAGCCGATATACTGGCAAAAGAAGTGGATTTCTTCAGCATAGGCACCAATGACCTCATCCAATATACCCTGGCCGTCGACAGGATGAACGAGCATATTTCGATTTTGTACGAACCCCTACACCCAGCGGTGCTGAGACTTATAAAAAATGTAATCGACGCTTCTCATAAAGCAGGTAAATGGACAGGTATGTGCGGCGAGATGGCGGGAGATGTGACCGCAGCACCCATATTGCTGGGCATGGGCCTGGACGAGTTTTCCATGAGCGCATCCTCCATCCCGCAGGTGAAAAAGATTATCCGCGCTCTCTCCTATGATGAAGCAAAACAGATAGCAGAAAAGGCATTAAGCCTGGAAAGGCCGGAAGAGATAAGGGAGATGGTGGAAGGGGTAATTCAAAAATTAAAATAA
- a CDS encoding alpha-ketoacid dehydrogenase subunit beta, which translates to MPEKLYIEALREGLREEMLRDENVFIIGEDVGLYGGAFGVTKGLFQEFGEDRVKDTPISEAAIAGAAVGAALCGMRPVAEIMFFDFFTIAMDQLVNQGAKNRYMFGGKAKVPMVIRGPMGCGTGAAAQHSQSFPAVFAHFPGLKVVMPSTPYDVKGLIKASIRDDNPVVFAEHKLLYKVKGEVPEEDYIVPLGKADVKRKGKDITVVAGSIMVIRALEAAKQLEKEGIDVEVVDPRTLKPLDMDTIVNSVKKTGRVVIVEDDPISFGWGAEVAAGIASSSAFDYLDAPIKRLAGLDIPIPYNPNLEKHAVPQVEDIIKGIKETLG; encoded by the coding sequence ATGCCAGAAAAACTGTATATAGAAGCATTGAGAGAAGGCCTGCGGGAAGAAATGCTGCGCGACGAAAATGTATTCATAATCGGTGAAGATGTGGGCCTGTACGGCGGTGCTTTTGGAGTCACAAAAGGACTTTTTCAGGAATTTGGCGAAGACCGCGTAAAAGACACCCCCATATCCGAAGCCGCCATAGCGGGAGCCGCAGTAGGAGCTGCCCTGTGCGGCATGAGGCCCGTGGCCGAGATAATGTTCTTTGACTTTTTCACCATAGCCATGGACCAGCTTGTAAACCAGGGGGCAAAAAACCGCTACATGTTCGGAGGAAAGGCAAAAGTGCCCATGGTCATCAGAGGACCCATGGGATGCGGCACTGGAGCTGCGGCCCAGCACTCCCAGAGCTTCCCGGCGGTATTTGCCCACTTCCCCGGTCTCAAAGTCGTCATGCCCTCAACGCCATATGATGTAAAAGGATTAATAAAGGCTTCCATAAGAGACGACAACCCTGTGGTATTTGCAGAGCACAAGCTGCTGTACAAAGTAAAGGGTGAAGTCCCCGAGGAAGACTATATAGTACCCCTGGGTAAGGCCGATGTAAAAAGAAAAGGTAAAGACATCACCGTGGTGGCCGGCTCCATCATGGTCATAAGAGCCCTGGAAGCCGCAAAACAGCTTGAAAAGGAAGGCATAGATGTGGAAGTGGTAGACCCCAGGACATTAAAGCCCCTGGATATGGACACCATCGTGAATTCCGTTAAGAAAACCGGCCGGGTAGTCATAGTAGAAGACGACCCCATAAGCTTCGGGTGGGGGGCGGAAGTAGCCGCCGGGATTGCCTCAAGTTCCGCCTTTGACTACCTGGATGCCCCCATAAAGCGCCTGGCGGGTTTGGACATCCCCATCCCCTACAACCCCAACCTGGAAAAACACGCCGTTCCGCAGGTGGAAGACATAATAAAGGGAATTAAAGAGACACTAGGGTAA
- a CDS encoding thiamine pyrophosphate-dependent dehydrogenase E1 component subunit alpha gives MALSKEKKLWMYRKMLEIRQFELEVDRLFKANMIWGTCHLSVGEEASAVGSIAALEESDMITSTHRGHGHCLAKGGELPKMFAELLGKETGYCRGRGGSMHIADLEKGNLGANGIVGGGIPIATGAALASKMKKDGKVTLCFFGDGAANQGCFHEAVNLAAVNKLPIVYICENNLYGMSVPFSKASSVQNIADRAAAYGIPGKVVDGNDVEAVYEAVKEAVDRARRGEGPSLIENKTYRWLGHSKSDANVYRTREEIEEWKQKCPIKRYRQKLINDGVASAEELDRIEKEVETAIKDAIEYAKNSPEPRVEDIMDGVYA, from the coding sequence ATGGCTCTTTCAAAAGAAAAGAAACTGTGGATGTACCGCAAAATGCTGGAAATAAGGCAATTTGAACTGGAGGTAGACAGGCTTTTTAAAGCCAACATGATATGGGGTACCTGCCACCTGTCCGTAGGAGAAGAGGCCTCAGCAGTTGGCTCCATCGCGGCCCTGGAAGAAAGTGACATGATAACAAGCACTCACCGGGGCCATGGACACTGTCTTGCCAAGGGTGGAGAACTTCCAAAGATGTTTGCGGAACTTCTGGGCAAAGAAACCGGCTACTGCCGGGGCAGAGGAGGTTCCATGCACATCGCGGACCTGGAAAAGGGAAACCTGGGCGCCAACGGCATAGTGGGAGGAGGCATACCCATTGCTACAGGCGCGGCACTGGCATCCAAAATGAAAAAAGACGGCAAAGTAACCCTGTGCTTTTTCGGAGACGGAGCGGCAAACCAGGGCTGTTTCCATGAGGCGGTAAACCTTGCCGCCGTAAACAAACTCCCCATAGTATATATCTGTGAAAACAACCTGTACGGCATGTCAGTACCATTCAGCAAGGCAAGCTCAGTACAAAATATCGCCGACAGAGCAGCAGCATACGGCATACCTGGCAAAGTAGTAGACGGAAACGATGTGGAAGCAGTATACGAAGCAGTAAAAGAAGCCGTGGACAGGGCAAGGAGAGGAGAAGGCCCCAGCCTGATAGAAAACAAAACCTACCGCTGGCTGGGCCACTCCAAGAGCGACGCCAACGTATACAGGACCAGAGAAGAAATAGAAGAATGGAAACAAAAATGCCCCATAAAGCGCTACAGGCAAAAACTCATAAATGACGGCGTTGCATCGGCGGAGGAACTGGACCGAATAGAAAAAGAAGTGGAAACAGCCATAAAGGATGCCATAGAATACGCCAAAAACAGCCCCGAGCCAAGAGTAGAAGACATCATGGATGGAGTATATGCATAA
- the lpdA gene encoding dihydrolipoyl dehydrogenase: MPYDIAIIGGGPGGYVAAIYAGKKKAKVCLIERDELGGTCLNRGCIPTKALIHSANIVSEIKQAKRFGIITRDVQIDWNTIQKNKETIVKTLTKGVENLLKANGVKTYKGTAKLLDKNTIEITYQTGQKETITAQKIILATGSSTVIIPIPGYDLPGVITSDEALSLEELPESMLIIGGGVIGIELGYIYNTMGVDITIVEMLPQILPRQDEEIQKELRKILERQGIKIYTSSKVKAIEKTEDKLITTFETQEGVKQITTDRVLMAAGRKPNTEAVKDLNLDIQKTGITVDEYLRTNIQNIYAIGDVTGKSMLAHVASHQGITAAKNALGQNKKMDYKVIPGCIYTSPEVASVGLTEEEARQKYKDNIKIGRFPFIASGKALTLGERQGFVKIISDSKYNEILGVHILGPNATELAAEAALAIKLECTAEELADTIHAHPTLSEAVMEASFDLLGEPIHKM; the protein is encoded by the coding sequence ATGCCCTACGACATTGCGATAATCGGCGGCGGGCCCGGGGGCTACGTGGCCGCCATATACGCCGGAAAGAAAAAAGCAAAAGTTTGCCTCATTGAAAGAGATGAGCTTGGAGGCACATGCTTAAACCGCGGCTGCATCCCCACCAAAGCCCTCATCCACAGTGCAAATATAGTCTCCGAGATAAAACAAGCAAAAAGATTCGGCATAATCACCCGGGATGTACAAATAGACTGGAACACTATCCAGAAAAACAAGGAAACCATAGTGAAAACTCTCACCAAAGGAGTGGAAAACCTTCTAAAAGCCAACGGAGTAAAAACATATAAAGGAACAGCAAAACTTTTAGACAAAAACACCATAGAAATAACCTACCAGACGGGACAAAAAGAAACCATCACAGCGCAAAAAATAATCCTTGCCACGGGCTCATCTACTGTAATAATACCTATACCCGGATATGACCTGCCGGGAGTCATCACCAGCGATGAAGCACTATCTTTGGAAGAGCTTCCAGAGTCCATGCTCATAATAGGAGGAGGAGTAATAGGCATAGAACTGGGGTATATATATAACACGATGGGAGTGGACATAACCATAGTGGAAATGCTGCCCCAGATACTCCCGAGACAGGATGAAGAAATACAAAAAGAACTGAGAAAAATTCTTGAAAGACAGGGCATAAAAATATATACCAGCTCAAAAGTAAAGGCCATAGAAAAAACAGAAGATAAACTCATAACAACCTTTGAAACCCAGGAAGGAGTAAAACAAATCACAACAGACAGAGTCCTCATGGCAGCGGGAAGAAAACCCAACACGGAAGCCGTAAAAGACCTGAACCTGGATATACAAAAAACTGGCATAACAGTAGATGAATACCTAAGAACAAACATACAAAACATTTACGCCATAGGAGATGTCACAGGAAAATCCATGCTGGCCCATGTGGCTTCACACCAGGGTATAACCGCAGCCAAAAACGCCCTGGGGCAGAACAAAAAAATGGACTACAAAGTAATCCCGGGATGTATATATACAAGCCCTGAAGTAGCCTCGGTGGGCCTTACCGAAGAAGAGGCAAGACAAAAATACAAAGACAACATCAAGATAGGCAGATTCCCCTTCATAGCCAGCGGCAAAGCCCTCACCCTGGGAGAAAGGCAGGGTTTTGTAAAAATAATTTCCGACTCAAAGTACAACGAAATCCTCGGTGTCCATATTCTTGGCCCCAATGCCACCGAACTTGCCGCCGAAGCTGCTCTTGCCATAAAGCTGGAGTGCACTGCCGAAGAACTGGCGGATACTATCCATGCCCATCCCACGCTGTCGGAAGCGGTTATGGAAGCTTCCTTTGACCTTCTGGGAGAGCCTATTCACAAGATGTAG
- a CDS encoding ABC transporter permease subunit, whose translation MTAVYSVFKKELKGYIQSPLAYAVIAVIMALAGYFFSVALFTSRIAEMTSLFMNLAVILIFAAPVLTMRLVAGEEQDGTMEFLLTYPVTIPQVVLGKYLASLALFLAIIILTLIFPGILLFISSPDIGVILTSYLGFLLLAATYLAIGIMCSSFTSSQIIASVSGFGILLLLWIVGWLSGNISGPLGQFTKALSISEHYGDFLRGVIDTTHIVYFLSIIIVSLLISMLGVAKRAWS comes from the coding sequence ATGACAGCCGTATACAGCGTATTTAAAAAAGAACTGAAGGGGTATATCCAGTCTCCGCTAGCCTATGCGGTCATTGCCGTCATAATGGCACTGGCCGGATATTTCTTTTCAGTCGCCCTTTTTACTTCCAGAATTGCAGAAATGACAAGCCTGTTTATGAACCTCGCGGTAATTCTTATCTTTGCGGCCCCGGTTTTAACCATGAGACTGGTAGCCGGAGAAGAACAGGATGGCACCATGGAATTCTTGCTCACATATCCCGTGACCATTCCCCAGGTGGTGCTGGGAAAATACCTGGCATCCCTGGCATTGTTTCTAGCCATCATCATTTTAACTCTCATTTTTCCAGGCATACTGCTTTTCATATCGTCGCCTGACATAGGGGTAATTCTAACGTCATACCTGGGATTTTTGCTGCTGGCTGCCACGTACCTTGCCATCGGAATAATGTGTTCCTCATTTACCAGCAGTCAGATCATTGCCAGCGTGTCGGGTTTCGGAATACTGCTGCTGCTATGGATAGTTGGCTGGCTGTCCGGCAATATATCGGGACCTTTGGGCCAGTTTACAAAGGCTCTGTCCATATCCGAGCATTACGGAGATTTCCTCCGGGGTGTTATTGATACAACCCATATAGTATATTTTCTCAGCATCATTATTGTTTCTCTATTGATTTCCATGCTGGGCGTGGCTAAAAGGGCCTGGTCTTAG
- a CDS encoding GldG family protein, whose product MKYARLSSALIVVILLATLVGVNFTAAKYHHRWDLTKSKRFTLSQKTREILANLKEPVKITAFIAEGSSTGSDIKNLLKEYGFASSKINVNFYDPEKDPSIAKKYNIQEYNTIVVEDSKHQRTISQYNLYSPGKNPYSMDFNGEQAVTRAILDLNRQNKANIYFLKGHGEASLISDLDSFNSYLKGEGYITHQLELSLEGKIPDDASLVVAAGPQRDLVSKEREMLESYVSKGGKLLIFLGPADPSVPLIEWKNLLSFLGLEAHDDIVTDPQRSFYSDPLTPVPMVENHEVTQSLLNKKLTVIFPYSRSLEPLKKLPDALQVRSLLITSNDAFGETDLSKNKVMKDNNDIQGPLHLAYAISRPAETKKQETPLDPNTITAPDMEIGDPIAVVAGNIAFLGPQTLGLAGNLDFAAGSVTWLLQSTNLLSIPAKSEEPPFVNLTGSMVQAIFYSTVVGLPLIIIIAGFVVWLRRRNL is encoded by the coding sequence TTGAAATACGCGAGATTATCCAGCGCACTGATAGTTGTCATATTGCTGGCAACCCTTGTGGGTGTAAATTTCACAGCAGCTAAATATCATCATAGATGGGATCTGACAAAATCTAAAAGGTTCACTTTATCTCAAAAAACCAGGGAAATCCTGGCCAATTTAAAAGAACCCGTCAAGATAACGGCTTTTATTGCGGAGGGCAGCAGCACCGGCAGCGACATTAAAAATCTCCTGAAGGAATATGGATTTGCTTCTTCAAAGATTAATGTCAATTTTTACGACCCCGAAAAGGATCCATCCATTGCAAAAAAATACAACATCCAGGAATATAATACTATAGTAGTCGAGGATTCAAAACACCAGCGCACCATAAGCCAGTATAACCTGTATTCGCCGGGAAAAAATCCCTATTCCATGGATTTCAACGGGGAGCAGGCGGTGACCCGGGCCATCCTGGATTTAAACCGGCAAAACAAGGCTAATATTTATTTTCTCAAGGGTCACGGCGAAGCCAGCCTTATATCTGATCTTGACAGTTTCAACTCCTATCTGAAGGGAGAAGGATATATTACTCATCAGCTCGAACTTTCCCTGGAAGGTAAAATTCCGGATGATGCCAGCCTGGTGGTGGCGGCAGGCCCCCAAAGGGACCTTGTTTCCAAAGAGCGGGAAATGCTTGAAAGCTATGTTAGTAAGGGCGGCAAACTTTTGATATTCCTGGGTCCTGCTGACCCCAGTGTGCCCTTGATCGAATGGAAAAATCTACTTTCTTTCCTGGGACTTGAGGCTCATGATGACATTGTCACAGACCCGCAGCGGTCTTTTTACTCGGACCCGCTCACACCGGTACCGATGGTGGAAAATCACGAAGTCACCCAGAGCCTGCTAAATAAAAAGCTTACTGTTATTTTCCCTTACAGTAGAAGTCTGGAACCCCTGAAAAAATTGCCCGATGCTCTTCAGGTAAGATCTCTTTTAATAACCAGCAATGATGCCTTTGGGGAGACAGACCTGTCTAAAAACAAGGTAATGAAAGACAACAATGACATTCAGGGACCGCTTCACCTGGCCTATGCCATTTCAAGGCCGGCGGAAACCAAAAAGCAGGAAACCCCTCTTGATCCGAATACCATAACGGCTCCTGACATGGAAATTGGAGACCCCATAGCCGTGGTGGCAGGCAACATCGCTTTTTTAGGCCCGCAAACGCTGGGCCTCGCAGGCAATCTGGATTTTGCCGCAGGATCAGTAACATGGCTGCTGCAGAGCACCAATCTGCTGAGCATACCGGCAAAATCTGAAGAACCACCTTTTGTAAATCTGACAGGCAGCATGGTACAGGCTATCTTTTATTCCACAGTAGTGGGTCTGCCTTTAATTATAATAATCGCCGGTTTCGTAGTATGGCTGCGCAGGAGGAATTTATAA